A segment of the Scophthalmus maximus strain ysfricsl-2021 chromosome 11, ASM2237912v1, whole genome shotgun sequence genome:
TGGTGAAGAAGTTTAACCTGCCCAGCAAATTCAGTGACTTTCTTCTTGATCCGCATAAGGTAAGTTACCTTATCTGCCtgtcatttcttaaaaaatgttGCTCCTTCTTGGCTCACGATCTTTTCTTTTGCTAAAGTTTTTAGCAGAGAATCCTTCGGCGAAGCGTAGGAGCTTGACATCTCCAGAGGGTAAACCTAGCAAGAAGCTTAAGACCTCTGATACACCAGGAGAGGATTCGGGAAatgagaagggggagaagaaaaggaaaaagaaggacGCTTTGGGCATGCCCCTCAGTCCCACCATCTGGGGCCACATGCAGGTTAGCTGGCATCTATGCACACAATGAAGTCTTGTATTGACATTACTTATTGATTATGGGGGATCCCTTAAAAGTCAAAGCTTTAATTAATggcgccatgttgttttttatttcagaaaatcaaaatgaatgggTCTCCACTCAATGTTAAAAACTCAGGCACTCCTAAGAAAGGAGAAGGCAAAGGCTCCGCACCCTCCACTCCGAAATCGAGCAGAAAGTctggagacaaaaaagaaggaaagaaaaccGGAAAGAATGGTGATAAGAAGCTTAATGTGCTCAAAGCTAAAAAGGATGGCAAAGGTGGTGCTAAGACACCGAAGATGAAGCAGATGACTCTGTTGCATCTGGCTAAGAGCAGCCCTGCTGGGAGCCCTAAGAAGAGAGTCCGAAGTACTGGCATGGGTACACCTAAACTAGGGAAGCCACTGCACCCTATGGCTCTCCACCTCCTTCGTTACTATAAGGAGCACAAGGGAAAAGATGACAAAAAGaattccctctcctctctcatctccaaGGCTGCAAAGACCTTATCCCCAGACGATCGCAGTCGTCTGCCGGAGGAGCTCAGGGAGCTGGTGCAGAAACGCTGGGAGCTTCTGGAGCAAAAGAAACGATGGGCAGCCATGAGCGAAGAGGAACgacaggaagagatgaagaagcGGCGCGAGGAAGTCAAAGAGAAACTACGAGAAAAGGCCAAGGAGAGACGCGAGAAGGAGATGTTGGTCCGCCGCGAACAATCCCGTAGATACGAGGACCAGGAAATCGAAGATGGCAAGACCCTGCCGGCATTCAAGCTTGTAGACATGCCAGAGGGCTTGCCCAACACCCTGTTTGGTGATGTGGCCATGGTCGTGGACTTCCTTCACTGCTATGCCGGGCTGCTCATGCCGGATGACCAGTATCCCATCACAGCAGTTGCCCTGATGGAAGCATTGGCTGGGGAACGGTCCGGCTTCCACTACCTGAACCGAGTGCTGGTGGTGCTTCTCCAAACGATGCTGCAGGACGAGCTCGCAGAAGGCTACAGTGAGCTCGATATGCCCTTATCTGAGATCCCCCTCACCATGCACTCTGTGTCAGAGCTTGCGCGGTTGTGTCTTCGTCCGTGTGACGCTCACGGCGAGGAGAGTGGCCAGGGCTCAGTGGACTCTGGGCCCATGGGGGGTTTTGACGACGTGGTGACCAGCGAGTTCCTGGAGAAGCTCGAGACAATCGAGGTGTTTGAGCTTGGCCCCGAAGAGAAGGTCAACCTGCTGCTGGCTCTGTGCCACCGCATCCTCATGACCTACTCGGTGGAAGACCACGTCGATGCAATGCACCAGCGATCGGCTGAGCTGTGGAAGGAGCGCCTGGCAATGCTGAAAGAGGTCAACGACCGCAAGAAGgctgagaagaagaagcggaAGGAGATGGAAGGTGGGCGAGGATCATCAAATAGCTTCACTTGTAGTTGTAATACAGCAGTGGAAAAGCGTATTTGCCAGTAatttctctgctcttttcacTCAACTGGAAAGcttgtaaatacattttgcatttacTGTGAAAATACTGTGTTTGTTAATCTTGTCAGATGTCCGAGATGAGAAATACCGATACCtatatattgatttaatttttttggtctcaaaggtgaaaagaaaaaggacggGGGTACTAAGAAGGAAGTCAAAAAGGAAGTTAAGgtggagccggagccggaggaCATGATCAGCTCAGTGAAGAGCCGGCGGCTGATGTCCATGCAGGccaagaaggagaaagaggagatggaCAGGCAGAACAAAGGTAAACGCCATAGCACAACATgttcctttttaaatgtgtgttttaaattttttgttccATTGTGAGACTAATCAATTCTAATTTAGTTCCACTTGGCTCATAGCTTTTCCACCACTGAGATCTTTTGATAATTTCAATCATTGAGAGAAACTCCAAACGGATTATGATTAAATGGATTAGAATTTTTATGCAAGTATACCTCACTCTTTATTTGTAATtgtatcccccccccaccccagagCGTATGGAGAAAGAGGCGGAAGAGGAACGGATGCGTAAACAGAGGGCCACTGCAGAAAGAGCCTTCCAGGATGGAATAACTAAATCCAGACTTGTCATGCGCAGGACCCCACTGGGTACAGACAGGAATCATAACAGGTGAGTGATGCGCATAAACAGTTATAGATTATatacacagataaaaacaaacagcctctgtcttaaaaaaataactttcatcATTTCTAACCATGTTTGATTTGTGTCTTTCTTCAGATACTGGCTCTTCTCGGACGTGGTTCCTGGTCTGTACGTGGAGAAAGGCTGGGTGCATGAAAGCATTGACTACAGCTTCACCCCTCCACCCGAAGACAAACCAGCCGACCccgaggtggaagaggaggaggacggggagtcTTCCACTGCTAATGACTCTCAAGGTTCAGTTGTGAAAAGTTTTGTTATTCTCCTCaaagtatttaattttttgttaaaaatggcTATTTGCTGATACCAccaacatttttggggggtcttAACATCAAGAAGCTAACTTTCTAAAACCAATTAACTTTTTGAAGTTTTGCTTTGTCTGCagtttaatgtatgtatatgattaaatgtatgaatgtattcTTTTTCCACAGTCACAGTAGCAGAGAAGGATGATGGAAGCATAGATGGTGCCATTAGTGAAGGagcccagcagggggcagcacctGACGTCTGTATAGAAACAACTGCTCCCAACCAGGGACAGAACCTCTGGTAAGAGCTCTGCtgctttcttctttctgtctgttttctctttcatttgattgattaaacaatttaaaaaaaataaatcttttcttcattttgtaatttttttatgcCTTTTTACAACCAGGTTCATATGTGACAACCCAGCTGAGCTGGAGGAGTTGGTGGAAGGTCTTCATTCTCAGGGGGTCAGAGAGAGTGAACTGAAGGCAAAAATACAAAGCAGGTACATGCTCTTTCACTACAGGAGATAATTTGATTGTAGTCCCGCTGCACTTCTCATCTGCTCTTTCGGGGAGGATTTTTGACCAAAAAATAAGCTAATTATTTTTAACTGAACGTTTTGTTTGTAGGAACTATTATTGGCAGCAAAGTTGAAGATGGAGAAGTGTAGGGAGGAAATATATTGAATACACAGAATTGGTTCCCAGTGAAGCAAAAGAGTACGTGCAATATTGGGTTttgaaaacaaagcaacagaGCACACAACtaactaaccccccccccccccccccccccccccaaaaaccctTATTAGGTATCAGGACATCCTCCACTCCATCCATTTGACCCGTAAGGGCAAATTGGGCCTCAGGACCTGTGATGGCTATGAAGAGCTGCTCAAATACCTGCGCAGTGACATACAGGAGGTAGCCTCACGGCTTCAGAAGGGCGGCCTGGGTTACCTGGATGACAACATAGACATCGAACAGCAGGTGACTGGTTTGTCTGATGTAGTGATGGATACAGTTAGGATTTCAGTGGTACTACAACTCAAAGTTTAACTAacttagtattttttttttttaaactacagaattaacattgttttactttttctcgTTGCA
Coding sequences within it:
- the baz1b gene encoding tyrosine-protein kinase BAZ1B isoform X3 — its product is MAPLLGRKPYPLAKPLAEPPGPRDEVYIIEHTKEAFRNKEEYEARLERYSERIWTCKSTGSSQLTHNEAWEEEQEVTELLQEEYPQWFEKPVLEMVHHNTVSLDKLVEMAWVEILTKYAVDEECDFLVGKDKSLQVKVVKIHPLENPESETGEKKLEGACDSPSSDKENASQENQRKEPPPREEENRRESLSDRARRSPRKLATATKEEKRKWVMPKFLPHKYDVKLISEDKVISDVPADSLFRTERPPTKEIIRYFIRHYALRLGMGESAPWVVEDELVKKFNLPSKFSDFLLDPHKFLAENPSAKRRSLTSPEGKPSKKLKTSDTPGEDSGNEKGEKKRKKKDALGMPLSPTIWGHMQKIKMNGSPLNVKNSGTPKKGEGKGSAPSTPKSSRKSGDKKEGKKTGKNGDKKLNVLKAKKDGKGGAKTPKMKQMTLLHLAKSSPAGSPKKRVRSTGMGTPKLGKPLHPMALHLLRYYKEHKGKDDKKNSLSSLISKAAKTLSPDDRSRLPEELRELVQKRWELLEQKKRWAAMSEEERQEEMKKRREEVKEKLREKAKERREKEMLVRREQSRRYEDQEIEDGKTLPAFKLVDMPEGLPNTLFGDVAMVVDFLHCYAGLLMPDDQYPITAVALMEALAGERSGFHYLNRVLVVLLQTMLQDELAEGYSELDMPLSEIPLTMHSVSELARLCLRPCDAHGEESGQGSVDSGPMGGFDDVVTSEFLEKLETIEVFELGPEEKVNLLLALCHRILMTYSVEDHVDAMHQRSAELWKERLAMLKEVNDRKKAEKKKRKEMEGEKKKDGGTKKEVKKEVKVEPEPEDMISSVKSRRLMSMQAKKEKEEMDRQNKERMEKEAEEERMRKQRATAERAFQDGITKSRLVMRRTPLGTDRNHNRYWLFSDVVPGLYVEKGWVHESIDYSFTPPPEDKPADPEVEEEEDGESSTANDSQVTVAEKDDGSIDGAISEGAQQGAAPDVCIETTAPNQGQNLWFICDNPAELEELVEGLHSQGVRESELKAKIQSRYQDILHSIHLTRKGKLGLRTCDGYEELLKYLRSDIQEVASRLQKGGLGYLDDNIDIEQQLKETESLKDFGECIITIQACVIKKFLQGFMAPKQKKKKRQGGEESSKAEEVDEEKRLAEEARVATAVEKWKTAIREAQTFSRMHVLLGMLDACIKWDMSAENARCKVCRRKGDDEKLILCDECNKAFHLFCLRPALYRIPAGEWLCPACQPTVARRGSRSRNYNQDTEEEEDEEESEEEDSDEDEEDEEENDYKAMGHSLRPRKKNKQSSSRQKTSKSKSKTQSSSGSQSSKQRTGPNSPADIDELVRQSSQSGVRRQALVLERCEEILKKLMKFRYSWPFREPVSIEEAEDYLDIISQPMDFQTILGKFSQGAYRHAQDFLEDLKLVFSNAEEYNQQGSTVLSCMVKTEQTFTELLQKLLPGLSYLRRRSRKRISQVPATSEEDEEEENDEEEEEEDEEEQEEEPKKKMQNGKSSRKKLRSGRGQRDEESESEEEEEDEDDDSRRRSKRTSATSSRKDYREQDSDGERDTRRTRQRGGRGDTGGASSDEDRSSQQRHSKRQKRS